The following coding sequences are from one Lolium rigidum isolate FL_2022 chromosome 6, APGP_CSIRO_Lrig_0.1, whole genome shotgun sequence window:
- the LOC124668391 gene encoding mavicyanin-like produces the protein MAAAMKTTLLVMATMAILSTTSAATYNVGEPAGEWGFGINYGSWASSKQFIPGDSIVFKYSPQAHDVLEVSKADYDSCSAASPMTTLKTGNDIVALPATGTRYFICGIAGHCSAGMKVMIDVVSASSPSTPSSPAPASGPSASNSPPPPSPSAATSVRVTEGLGLVVLLAGLMA, from the coding sequence ATGGCAGCTGCTATGAAGACCACCCTACTTGTCATGGCGACGATGGCCATCTTGAGCACCACCTCAGCGGCCACATACAACGTCGGCGAGCCGGCCGGCGAGTGGGGCTTCGGCATCAACTACGGCAGCTGGGCGTCCTCCAAGCAGTTCATCCCCGGTGACAGTATCGTCTTCAAGTACTCCCCGCAGGCGCATGACGTGCTTGAGGTCAGCAAGGCCGACTACGACTCCTGCAGCGCCGCAAGCCCAATGACCACCCTTAAAACCGGCAACGACATCGTCGCACTCCCCGCCACGGGCACCCGCTACTTCATCTGCGGTATCGCTGGCCACTGCTCAGCCGGCATGAAGGTCATGATCGACGTCGTGTCAGCCTCATCCCcgtcgacaccatcatcgcccgCACCAGCCAGCGGTCCCAGCGCCAGCAACTCTCCCCCGCCGCCGTCACCCTCCGCCGCTACGTCCGTCAGGGTCACAGAAGGCCTTGGCCTTGTCGTTCTGCTTGCCGGTCTCATGGCTTGA
- the LOC124668410 gene encoding mavicyanin-like: MAAAMKTTLLVMAAMAILSTASAATYNVGEPAGEWGFGINYGSWASSKQFIPGDSIVFKYSPRAHDMLEVSKADYDSCSAASPMTTLKTGNDIVALPATGTRYFICGIAGHCSAGMKVMIDVVSASSPSTPSSPAPASGPSASNSPPPPSPSAATSVRVTAGLGLVVLLAGLMA, from the coding sequence ATGGCAGCTGCTATGAAGACCACCCTACTTGTCATGGCGGCGATGGCCATCTTGAGCACCGCCTCAGCGGCCACATACAACGTCGGCGAGCCGGCCGGCGAGTGGGGCTTCGGCATCAACTATGGCAGCTGGGCGTCCTCCAAGCAGTTCATCCCCGGTGACAGTATCGTCTTCAAGTACTCCCCGCGGGCGCATGACATGCTTGAGGTCAGCAAGGCCGACTACGACTCCTGCAGCGCCGCAAGCCCAATGACCACCCTTAAAACCGGCAACGACATCGTCGCACTACCCGCCACGGGCACCCGCTACTTCATCTGCGGTATCGCTGGCCACTGCTCAGCCGGCATGAAGGTCATGATCGACGTCGTGTCAGCCTCATccccatcgacaccatcgtcgcccgcacCAGCCAGCGGTCCCAGCGCCAGCAACTCTCCCCCGCCGCCGTCACCCTCCGCCGCTACGTCCGTCAGGGTCACAGCAGGCCTTGGCCTTGTCGTTCTGCTTGCCGGTCTCATGGCTTGA